GGCGGGCTCCTCGACCAGGCTGATGTCGCCGACCTTGAGGTCGGGGTTCTCGGCGACCTGTTCCAGGACCTGCCGGAAGGCGGCGAGGAGAGCGCTGGCCGTGCCGTGGCGGTAGAGGGAGGTGTTGTATTCGAGGGAGAGTTCCAGGCCGTCGTTCTCGCCGACGAGGAAGCTCATGTCGAACTTGGCCGCGCCGTCGTGCAGTTGCTCCATGGCGAAGTCGACGTCGGCGGCCTGCGCCCGGTGGGTGCCCCAGCGGCCGAGCGAGGTGAACTCGATCTGGAAGAGCGGGTGGCGCAGCGGGTCGCGGACGGGGCGGACGGCCTCGACGACCTGCTCGAAGGGCAGTTCGCTGCTGGTGAAGGAGTCCATGACGGAGGCCGCGGTGCGGGTGACGAGCTCGCGGAAGGTGAGTCCGTCGGTGACCTCGGTGCGCAGGGTGATCATCTGGACGAAGCAGCCGATGACCTGTTCCAGGTCCGGGTGCGGTCGGGAGGCGCTGGCGGTGCCGACGACGACGTCCTCGGTGCGGGTCCAGTGGCGAAGCAGTGCGTTGAAGGCGGCCAGCAGCGTGGTGAAGACGGTGGTGTTGCCGGTGTCGGCGAGCTCGGTGAGCCGGTCCAGCAGCTTCTGGTCGAGGGTCAGCTTCAGGCCGCGGCCGTCGCCCTTCGTCTCGGGGCCGCGCGGATGGTCGGGCATGACCTCGGTGGCGACGGCGCCGGCGAGGATCTGGCGCCATTTGGCGGCGAGTGCCCGGCCGTGCTCGTCGTTCTCCAGCTTGGCCCGCTGCCAGGCCGCGAAGTCGGCGTACTCGACGGCGAGTCTGGGGGCCTCGGGGCGCCTGCCCGCGGCGGCCGCGGCGTAGCTGGTGGTCAGTTCCTCGGTGAAGATGCGGGTCGAGCCGGGGTCCCAGGCGATGTGGTGGACGACCCAGAGCAGGACGTGCCGGTCCGCGGCGAGGCGTACGAGGTGGGCGCGGACGGGCGGGGCGGCGGCCAGGTCGAAGGGGGCGGCAGCGCAGCCGGCGGTGAGTTCGGCGAGTTCGCGGTCGGCGTCCTCGCTGCCGGACAGGTCGGTGCTCTGGATGCCGAGGACGAAGGAGGGGACGGGCTCCTGCCAGGGGACCCCGTCGATCTCCACGAGTTTGCTGTGGAGGACCTGGTGGCGGGCGACGACGGCGTTGAGCGCCTCGTGCAGGGCCGCCCGGTCGAGCGGACCGCCGAGGGTTATGGAGAGGGCTATGTTGTTGCGGGCCTTGCCGGCACCGAGCTTGTCGACGAACCACATCTGCTCCTGCTGGAAGGAGGAGCGGGAGCGCGGTCCGTGGTCGGCGCGCTTGAGTTCGATGCGGCGGCCCACGCCGGCCGTCATCTGGTTGCGCATCCGGCCCAGCAGCCGGGAGCGCTGGCCCTGGGGCAGGCGGCCGAGCCGTTCGGCGAGATCAGACATGGTTTCCTCCGTTGCGGTGCAGGTCTGCGAGCAGGGCGGCGAGCCGGTCGGGCAGGTGCTTGGCGAAGTAGTGGCGGCCGCCGGGGATCACGGCGAGCGACACGTCGGCGGCGTAGCGGCCCCAGGCGCGGTAGCCGTCCTCGTAGCCGTCGGTGGCGTCGTCGGCGTCGCCGATGATGCAGGTGAGCGGGGTGGCCAGGGGCCGGTCGTAGCCGGCCGGGGTGCGGGCGAAGAAGCGGGCGGCCTCGGTCATGTCGTGCCGCACCATCCGCAGGACGGCGGTGAGGTCGCGGTCGTCGAGGACGCCGTCGAAGCCGTCCATGGTGGTCAGGTAGGCGACGAGGTCGTCGTCGCCGGAGACGCGTTCCATCTCCAGGGCGTACTCGGGGTCCTCCTCGGGGAGGGCCGCGGCGAGGTCCAGGGCGATCGGGCGCTGTCCGAGCCGTTCGAGGACGTGGGTGGTCTCCAGCGCGGTGACGACGCCGGCACAGTGACCGTAGACCGCGTACGGGCCCTGTACGGTGCGGGCGATCTCCTCGGCGGCGAGTTCGGCGAACTCGGGGACGGGCAGCATCGGGCCGGGGCGCAGCGGATCGTGGCCGGGCGGTGAGACGGCCAGCAGCTCGATGTGCGGCGGGAGCTGCGCCGCGAGGGGCTGGTAGGCGATGGCGTCGCCGCCGCCGTGCGGGAAGCAGACCAGGGTCAGGGCGGTGGTGCCGGGTTCCCGCTCGGGGGTGAGCCGGTGCAGCAGGGTGTGCGCCTGTGTGCCGGCTGCGCCGAGTTCGGCGGTGCGGGCGGCGAGGCCGGCCGGGGTCGGGTTGCTGAAGAGGTCGACGACGCGCAGGGCGGCGGCCCCGCCGTCGGGCAGGGCGGCGGCGACGGCCCGTACGGCGCGCACGGCGGCGAAGGAGTCGCCGCCCAGGGCGAAGAAGTCGTCGCCGGGGGCCACCTCGGCCACGCCGAGCACTTCGGCCCAGACGGCGGCGATGCGCAGGGCGACGGGGTCGCCGTCCGCCGGTGCGGGGGCGGGCCGGCCGGCGGTGGGGGCGGCGGAGCGCGGGTCGGGCAGGGCGCCGCGGTCGACCTTGCCGTTGGGGCTGAGCGGCAGCCGCTCCAGCAGCACCAGTTCGGCGGGGACGCAGTGCGGGGGCAGGACCGTTCCGAGTGCGGTGCGCAGGGCGGCGGTGTCGAGGTCGGCGCCGTCCTCGGGGACGACGTAGCCGACGAGGCGGTCGGAGCCGGCCGCGGTGCGGCGGGCGGCGACGACGGCTTCACGCACGCCGGGGCGGCCCTTCAGCGCGCTCTCCACCTCGCCCGGTTCGATGCGGAGCCCGTTGAGCTTGATCCGGAAGTCGGTGCGGCCGAGGAGTTCGATGGTGCCGTCCGCGCCGTAGCGGGCCAGGTCGCCGGTGCGGTAGAGGCGTTCGGTGCGGCCCGGTTCCAGTTCGACGTGGACGAACTTCTCCTCGGTGAGTTCGGGCCGGTTGAGGTAGCCGCGGGCCAGTCCGACGCCGCCGAGGTGGAGTTCGCCGGGGACGCCGACGGGGACGAGGCGGTCGTGCGGGTCGAGGACGTAGGTGTGCTGGTTGGCCATGGGGCGGCCGTACGGGAGCTTCGTCCACTGGGGGTCGACGCGGCCGACCCGGTATTCCACCGAGTGGATGGACGCCTCGGTCGCCCCGCCGAGTGCCGCGAAGGACAGGTCCGGTGCGAAGGCGCGGATCCGGTCGGGCTGGGTGACGGGGATCCAGTCGCCGCCGAGGAAGGCGGTGCGCAGCTTCGGCAGTCGGGGGCCGCCGGCGTGTTCGAGCTGGTCGACGAGGAGGCCGAGGAGCGCGGGGGCGGAGTTCCAGACGGTGACGCCGTGCCGCTCGACGAGGTCGGCCCAGTGGGCGGGGTCCTTGGCGGCGGCGGGGTCGGGCAGGACGAGGGTGCCGCCCGCGGCCAGGATGCCGAGGGTTTCGTAGACGCTCATGTCGAAGCTGGGCGAGGACAGGGCGAGGACGGAGTCGTCCGGGCCTATGCCGTAGGAGCGGTTGAGGTCGAGGAGGTTGTTGACGACGCCGCGGTGTTCGAGGGCGATGCCCTTGGGGGTGCCGGTGGAGCCGGAGGTGAAGATGACGTAGGCGAGGTCCCGGGCGGTGACGGCGGTGTCGGGCCGGGTCGCGGGCAGCTCGGCGAGCGCCGCCCGGTGGGTGTCCAGCAGCACCTGTGCGGTGCCCGCGGGGACGGGCAGCCGGCCGATGAGCTCGGCGTCCGAGACGACGATGGGCGGCGCGGCGTCCTTGAGCAGCAGGGCGAGGCGTTCGGCCGGGTAGTCCGGGTCGAGGGGTACGTAGGCGCCGCCCGCCTTGAGGACGGCGAGGATCGCGGTGACCAGGCCCGGGCCGCGGCGCAGGCACAGGGCGACGGTCCGGCCGGGGCCCGCGCCGGACTCGGTGAGCCGGTGAGCCAGCCGGTTGGCGCGCTCCTCCAGCTCCCGGTAGGTGACGCTCCAGCCGCCGAGTCCGCCGAGGACGACGGCCGGGGCGTCGGGCCGGCGGTCGGCGTGCTGCTCGAAGAGGTGGTGCAGGCAGGCGTCCTGGGGGAAGGGTGCGCGGGTGTTGTTCCAGTCGTCCAGGGCGGCGCGCCGCTCGGCGTCGGTGAGCAGCGGAAGCGCGGACAGCGGGGCGTCGGGGCGGTCGACGGCGCCTTCGAGGGTGGTGAGGAAGTGGCCGAGCAGCCGGTCCACGGTGGAGGCGTCGAACAGGGCGGTGGGGTATTCCACGAGGGCGCGGACCGCGGTGCCGGTGTCGTGGACGCTGATCATGAGGTCGTACTTGGTGGCGTGCGAGGAGAAGTCGATGGGCTCGGTGGCCAGGCCCGCGAGGCCGGGGGCGGTGTCCGGGGTCTCGTCGAGGAGGAACATCACGGACGTGAGCGGGGGCCGGCTCGGGTCGCGGGGCAGCCCGAGGGTGTCGACGATGAGGTCGAAGGGCAGTTCCTGGTGCGCGTACGCCTGGAGGGTGGTGTGGCGGGTGGCGCGGACCAGTTCGGCGAAGCCGGGGTCACCGCCGGTTCTGATGCGCAGCGGCAGGGTGTTGACGAAGAAGCCGATGAGGTCGCCGAAGGCGGGGTGGTCGCGGCCGGAGACGGACGTGCCGACGACGATGTCCTCCTGGCCGGTCCAGCGGCGCAGGGTGGCGGCGAAGCCGGCCAGCATCGTCATGTAGAGGGTGGCGCCCTCGGACTTTCCGAACTCCCGCAGCCGGGCGATGAGGTGGGGCGGGAGGTCGATGTAGCGGGAGGCTCCCTCGTGTCCGAAGACGGGAGGCCGGGGCCGGTCGGTGGGCAGGTCCACGGGTGCGGCGCCGCCCAGTTCCTCCCGCCAGAAGGAGGTCAGGCCCTCCAGCCGGTCGCCGCTGACGCGGCGGCGCTGCCAGGTGGCGAAGTCGGCGTACTGGAGGGCGAGGGGGGCGTTCGCCTCGGCGGGAGCTCCGGTGCGGGCGGCGTAGGCGCGTTCCAGTTCGGTGTAGAGGATCCGCATCGACCAGCCGTCGGTGACGATGTGGTGGAGGTTGAGCACGAGGACGTGGTCCTCGGCGCCGAGGCGGCCGAGTCCGGCCCGCAGGGGGACGGCGCCGGCCAGGTCGAAGGGGGCGCCCGCGTCGGCGTCGTAGAAGGGCCGGACGGCTTCCTCACCGGGCAGTTCGGTCAGCGGCAGGGGCAGCCGGAAGCCGTCGACCACGCGGGGCAGGGCCTCGCAGGCGCCCTCCTGGTAGGTGTAGACGGTGCGCAGGACCTCGTGGCGGTCCACGATGTCCTGGAGGGCCGCGTGCAGGGCGGGGACGTCGAGCGGGCCGCGGATGCGGGTGGCGACGGGCACGTTGTAGGCGGGGCTGCCGGGCTGGAGCTGGTCGATGAACCAGAGCCGGCGCTGTGCGAAGGAGAGCACCGGCGGGTCCGCGGGCTCGCGGGGTGCCGGCTCGGGGTCCTCCCGTACGGCGGCGCGCCCGCCGGTGCGGCCCGTCAGGGCCTGGAACAGTGCCCTGCGGGACTTCGGCAGTGCGGCTATGCGTTCGGCGAGGGACTCGCTCACCTTGAGCCTCCGTGCGTCTTCGGGAGAGGGAGTACGGCAGGGCGCGCCGCGGGAGCGCGGCGCGGGCGTGCGGGACGCGCGGGGTGCGCGGTCTGCGGGGTGCGGGAGTGCGGGTGTTCGGGAGCGGGTGCCGTCGGCGGGCACCCGCTCCCGTGGGGCCCGACCGTCAGGCGGTGACCTTGGTGTCGTCCGCGGCCGGAGATCCCTCCTCGGCGGCGTCCTCGCCGCCCGGCATCTCCTTGATCTTGGCGACCGGCCCGCCGAGCAGGGTCAGTCCGCCGATGATGGTGACGGCACCGGCCACCGCGAGGCCGCCGGTCAGTCCGATCGCCTCGCCGAGCGCGCCGCCGGCGAAGTAGCCGAGGGACAGGGCGCCGTACACCGCGGAGAGCGCGGTGCCGCTGACCCGGCCCATCTGCTCGTTCGGGGTGACACCCTGCACGAGGCTGAGGACGTGGATGTCGAACATCGGGGAGACGAAGCCGATGACGGCCTGGACCACGATCAGTCCGACGAAGCCGCCGATCGCGCCGCCCGTCGGGACGAGGATGTAGCCGGCGCCGAGCACGACCGCGGTGATGACCAGGAGGCGGCCCACCGAGAGGCTCTTGGAGACGACCTCGGAGAGCACCGCGCCGACGATGACGAAGACCGACATGACGGCGAAGGCGATGCCGACCTGGCCGGGGCTGAGGTCCAGCACCTTGTAGGCGTAGACGATCAGGATGGCGTCGCCCATCGCCGCGCCGAGGTTGACCACGACGTTGGCGGTGAACAGGCCGCGCAGGACCGGGTTGCCGAAGAGGGTCTTCATGCCCTCCTTCATCTCCGCCTTCGCGGAGGCCTTCCGCTCCTCGGTGCGCTCTCGGACGTCCCGGTGGCGGATGACCAGCAGGGCGACGAGGGAGATGAGGAAGGTGAAGGCGTCGGCGGTGATGGCGCGTGCGGCGCCGAGCAGCTGGATGAGCGCGCCGCCGGCGCCCGCGCCGACCGCCTCGGCGACGCTGCGGCTGATCTGGAGTTTGGTGTTGCCCTCGATGAGGTTCTCGGTGCCGATGAGCTGGGGCAGCCAGGACTGGTACGAGACCTCGAAGAAGGTCGTGAGGCAGCCGGTGACGCCGGCCACGATGAAGATGTGGATCATGCTGACGGAGTCGAGCGCGAATGCCAGCGGAATCGTGGCCAGGGCCAGGAAGCGGCCCAGGTCGGCGACGATCATGACGGTGCGCCTCGAAACCCGGTCGGCCACCAGCCCGGCGAACGGGGCGAGCAGCAGGAAGGGGAGGAAGCGCAGCGCGCCGAGCACGCCGACCTCCAAGGCTCCGCCGTCCAGCACCACGACCGCGAGGGTCGGCAGTGCCAGAAGGGAGATCTTGTCGCCGAAGTTGCTGACGGTCTGCCCGAACCACAGGCGATTGAAATCGGAATGCCGACCGAGTGCCATGTCGACGCCCTTTTCTGATTGGGTACGGAATTGTCGGACGGCACTGACGCTATGGGCCCCGAGTTGGGCCCCGGTTATGAATTCCGGGACTATAGAAAGCTTGTAGACATGGGATGAGCTCAGCTGGAGAAGCGTGCGATGTCGGCGCTCTCTCGGGCGATTCCGGCGGCCACGGCGGGGCTCGGCGGCTCGGTTCCGGGGAAGGGTTCGACCTTGACGGGTGTCCCCCGGCGGCCGCCCGACCAGGTGCCCACGGCCAGGCCGTCGACGACCACGGTGGCGCGGATCTGTCCGCCGCCGGGCCACACGCGGCGCTCGTGCTCGGCGGGCACCGACAGGTCCCGGCTGCGGTAGCCGACGAGGTAGTTGTCATAGGCCGGCAGCAGCCGTACGTCGGGTTCGCCGGGAGCGGGCGGGGCTTCGGGAGCGGTGTCCCGTAGGGCCGCCCAGGCGTTCCGGCCCGTCGTGGTCTTCAGCCCCGACCAGTGCACGAAGTCCAGCGCGTCGCAGGGGCCGTGGGCGGCGCGGTAGCGGCGCGCGAGCTCCCGCACGGCGGCCTCCCCCGTGTACGGCAGGGGGCTGGTGGCGGGCAGCCAGTCGTCGAGGAGGACGAAGGTGGCCTCGCCGTCGCGCTGCGGCCCGTGGCAGATGCGGCCGGCCAGGGCGGCCCGGCGGATGAGGTGGAAGGCCGACTGCCCCTTCGGCTCGACCCCGAGGGTGGTGAGCCGGTCGGTGAGCTGGGCGCGGGTGAGCGGGCCCTCCGTGCCGATCGCGTCGGCGATGAGCCGCTCCGAGCGCGCGCACAGGGAGTCGTCGAGGCCCAGTTCGCGCAGGCGGCGGCCGGCGAGCGCCAGGTAGACGGGGCCGAAGAGGGCGAGCAGCCAGCGGGCGTCGGCGGCGGGCACCAGCTGGAGGGTGCCGCGCATGAACCAGCCGCGTACGGCGGTGCGTTCGGTGTCGGTGGCCCGGCGCACGGCCTCCTGTGTCAGTCCGCGGGCCCGTGCCCGCAGTCCGAGCTCCGCCGCGGGCAGGTCCTGGGCCTGGACGGCCAGTACCCGGCCCAGGACCTCGGCGACGGAGTCCTCCCGGACCCCGCCCCCGATCGCCTGTGCGCGCGCCCTGAGCAGCCGTTCGGTCGTACGTCGTTCCACGTGTCCAGTCTTTCAGCCGAGCAGCCGCAGCCGCATCTCCTCGCGGGCCGCCACACATCCGACGGCTTCCGCGCCGCCCCAGTCCAGCAGCCGCCAGCCGTGCCAGCGCGGCGGCTCCTGCCCGTACACGGGAAGGTCGAGGCGGGCCGGCTCGTCGAGCGTGCCCGCCCCGACCTTGACCAGGGACTCCTTTCGTACCCACTGGCGCAGGAAGGCGCGCCGCGGGTGGGTGTCCGACCGCAGGGCGGCCAGCTCCCTCTCCGTGCAGACGGCCGAGGCCGTCCGCCAGTCCAGGGGGCCGTCGCCGACGGCCTCCACGTCCACGCCGACCGGTCCGCCGGCCGCGGCGGCCGCGACCCAGCCCCGGGTGTGCGCCAGGCTGACACCGGTGTCGGGCGCCTCGACGAGCCGGGGTCTGCCGTGCGGACGGTCGCACGCACCGCAGCTCTGAACGACGGTGAGGCTCTGCGCCGGGCGGCCCAGGAGCCGCCCGGCGCAGAGCCGGACCAGTGCGTGCGCGGCCAGGAAGTCGTCTCGGTCGCCGGCCGACCGGAGGGTGCCGGCGCGGTCCAGTTCGGTACGGGTCAGCAGCGCCCGTACGTCCCCGGCCGCGGCCAGCACCGCTCCGGTCGGCCCGGCCAGTGCGAGACCGGCCATCAGCGCCTGCGGCGCAGGACCGCGTAGTAGCCGGGCAGGCGCAGGGCGTCGGAGTCCGACCGGGGGTCGATGGCGTGCAGTTCTATCGCCTCGTCCTCGACGATCTCCCAGCCCTCGGCGCCGAACGCCTCGGCCAGCTCGGGCCTGGTGAAGCGGTGCGAGTGCCGGACGCCGGCCGCCTCCAGCGGGCCGACCAGGTCCTCGGCGCGGCCGCGCTTGCCGCCGACGAAGCCCAGGTAGCCGAAGGAGTTGCTGGAGTAGTCGGGCTCGTGCACGATCAGCGTGCCCGCCTCGCCCAGCAGCCGGTCGGCGACGGCGGCGAGCCGGGCCCGGGCCTCGGTGTCCAGGACGTGGAAGACGCCGCGGACGAAGATGTTGTAGGGCCCCTCGCCGAGGACCGCGGCCTGTTCGGCGTCGGTCATGTCGATCGCCAGGTAGTCGACGTTCGCCACCCCCTCGGCCTCGCGCTTGGCGTGGTCGATGGCGCTGGCGGAGACGTCGACGCCGATGACCGACGGGTAGTGCGGGGCGAGTTCGCGGCTGTAGCGGCCGTTGCCGCAGCCGAGGTCGATGAGCGGCAGGTCGGCGCGGAAGTGGCGCTGCGCCTGGTCGAGGAGCCACTGGAACTCCTCGCCGCTGTCGGCGTCCCAGATGACGTCGCCGCCGCGGCCGGTGCGGCTGATGCCGGCCCAGTAGCGCTCCCAGGCGTCGCCGGTGTCGCGCTCCTCGGCCCTGGCCGCGTCGGCGCCCTCCTCGCCGGGCGGCGGGGAGTACCGCTCCCAGGCCTCGTCCTCGCCGAGGGCCTCCAGCAGGGCCGTGAACTCCTCGAACATCGCGTCGATGAGACCGTCGGGGTAGACGGCGGGCAGGAAGTCCCAGTTGAAGGTGAGCCCTTCGGGCTTCTCGAAGACCTGGAAGTCCAGGGAGACCTGCGGGGTCTGGGAGATCCCGTAGACGGGCGCGCCCAGTTCGGTCTCCTCGTACTGCGGCGGGTGGCCGGCGAGGCTGGTCATGACGACGGGCATGGCCGGGGCGAGGGAGCCGCGCAGCTTGGTGAGCTCGCGCAGGACCTGGACCCCGCTGAAGTAGCGGTGTTCCAGGTCGGCCCAGAGGCGGCGCTGCACGGCCTGGGCCCGCCCGGCGAAGGTGGAGTCCTGCTGTTCGACGGCGAGCAGCAGGGTGGTGGTGGTGTCCGCGAGCAGCGCGTTGACCTGCGGGTGCAGCGGGAGCCGGTTGAAGAGGGGGAAGTTGATGGTGAAGCGGGCCTGCCCGGAGGCCCTGCCGAGGATTTCGGCGTAGGCGGCGGCCAGCACACCGGAGGGGGTCACCTCGCGGGCGTGTGCCCGCTCCTGGATCCGGGTCCACTGCTCCGGGGAGACGACGTGGCTGCGCCGTTCGAAGCGGACGGGCAGCTCGGGGGCGTCGGCCGGGCGCTCGGGCAGGGCCGGGGCGGGCGGGAGGGTGGCGAGGCGGTCGCGCCAGTACCACTCGGAGCGCCGGTAGATCTCGCTGTCGCGCAGCGAGTTCCCGACGGCCAGCACGTAGTCGCGGAAGGTCAGCTCCAGCGGGGCGAGTTCGGCGTCCGGTTCCACGTAGTAGGTGACCAGGTCGGGGACGAGGACCTGGAAGTAGCTCCAGGCGTCGGCGACCAGGAAGTCCAGGCAGAGGTGGATCCGGGCGCGGCCGCCGCCGAGGAGGCTGATCCGTACGTCGAACAGCGGCCAGGCGTCGGCGTCGAGGACCTGGTGGGACAGCTTCTCGCGCAGTGCGGCCAGTTCGGCCGTGCGGGTCTCCTCGTCGAGCCCGCCGAAGTCGGTGACGGGGATCTCGTACGCCGGGACCTCCTCGAAGACCTGCTGGGTGCCGTCGGGCAGCACCCGGGTGCGCAGGGCGTCGTGGCGTTCGACGAGCCGGCGCCAGGCGCTTTCGAAGCGGGGGACGTCGAGCTGCTCGCTCTCCCATTCGAAGTAGCCGTGGCAGCCGACGTTGCCGAGGTCCACGAGGCCGCCGCGGCCGATCCACAGCGCCTGCTGGCTCTCGGTCAGCGGGAACGGCTCGAAGCGTGCGGCCGGGTCGGGGACGATCGCCGGGAGGCCGCCGAAGGAGCCGCGGCCGCCGGCGCGTTCGGTGGTGACCAGGGTGGCGAGTTCGGCGACGGTGGGGCAGGCGGAGAGGTCGGACAGGCTCAGCTCGACGCCGTAGCGGCGGCGGATCTCGTCGATGAGCTGGAAGGCCAGCAGCGAGTGCCCGCCCAGTTCGAAGAAGTTGTCGTGGATGCCGACGCCCTCGGTGCGGAACGCCTCGGCCCACAGCCGGCTCAGGCCGTCCTCGACCTCGTTGCGCGGTGCCTCGTAGCCGGCGCCGACGCCGTCGCGGCCCTCCGGGGGCTCCGGCAGGCTGCGCCGGTCGACCTTGCCGTTGGGCAGCCGCGGGAGGGTGGGCAGCACGACGACGGAGGCGGGGACCATGTAGTAGGGCAGGGTACGGGCGACCTCGGCGCGCACCGTGGCCGAGTCGGGTTCGGCCCCGTCGGCCGGGGAGACGTACGCGATCAGCCGCTTGTCGCCCGGGCCGCGCTCCTGGGTGACGACGACCGCCTCGGCGATCCCGTCGAGGCGTGCGATGTGCGTCTCGACCTCGCCGAGCTCGACGCGGAAGCCGCGGATCTTGACCTGGGAGTCGGACCGGCCGAGGAGTTCGACGGCGCCGTCCTCGCGGCGGCGGGCGAGGTCGCCGGTGTCGTAGAGCACCGGGTGCGGGTCGTTGGGCAGGAAGTTGGGGAGGAACCTGGCGGCGGTGAGCTCCGGGCGGCCGTGGTAGCCGGCCGCGACCCCGGCCCCGGAGACGTGCAGCCGGCCGACCTCCCCGTCGGCCACCGGGCGGCCGTCCTCGTCCAGGAGGTGGACGCGGAGGTTGGCGATGGGGACGCCGACCGGGACCTGGCGGGTGGCGCGGACCTCGTCGGGGGTCGCCTGGCTGGTGAAGTCGGTGCCGGCGCCGAGGTCGAGGCAGGACAGCACGTTGGTGGTCTCGGTGGTGCCGTAGGTCATCACCACGCGGAAGGGGGTGTCGACGGGCGGCCAGCTGTGTACGCGCTCGGCCGTGGTCACCAGGATCCGCAGCGCCGTGTCCGCCGGCCACTCCAGCCCCCAGACGGGCTCGGCCAGCGCGGCGACGAGCATCGTGTGGGTGATGCCCTCGCCGGCCAGCCAGTCGCGGATCTGCTCGGGGGTCTGCGCCTGGCCGGCCTCGGGGATGTGGATCGCGGCGCCGGCCGGCAGGTAGGCCAGCCACTCCATGATCTGGACGGCGAAGCCGGGGGTGGACATCCAGGAGGCGCGGTCGCCGGGGCGGACGCCGTAGGCGCGGGTGGTCCAGTGGACCAGGTTGGTGAGCGCGCCGTGCCGTTCCAGGACGGCCTTGGGGGTGCCGGTGGAGCCGGAGGTGTAGATGAGGTGGCTGACGGTGTCGGGGCCGGTCACGGACGCGGGCGCGGTGTCCGGCATGCCCGCTCCGGCGGTGGACACCTCGGCGCGCGGGACGTCCTCGGGTATCCGGCGGGCGAGTTCGGCCGGGGTGAGCACGAGCAGCGGGCCCGCGTCGGCGATCATCGCGGCGAGCCGGTCGTCGGGGTTGACCGGGTCGAGGGCGACGATGGCCGCGCCCGTCTTGAGGACGGCGAGGGAGCCGAGGACGTACTCGGCGCTGCGCGGGTAGCACAGCCCGACCCGGGCCCCTGGCGCGGCGCCGCGGGCGATCAGCGCGTGCGCCAGGCGGTTGGTGGCGGCCTCCAGTTCGGCGTACGTCCAGGAGCGGTCGCCCTGCGCGAGGGCGGTGGCGGTGGGGGTGCGGGCGGCCTGGGCGGCGAGGAGTTCTGGGTATCCGGTCGCGGGGAACGCGGCGTCCGAGCGGTTGAAGTCGACGAGTGCGGTGGTCACAGTACGGGCCCTTTCTTACTTCGCGAAGGCTCGGCTGCGCAGCAGCCGCACGGGGAGGCTGTTGATGCCCCAGGTGAAGTTGGACGAGTTGAAGGTGGCGGGGCCGGTCAGCTCGAACCCGTCCAGTACGGCGAGCATCTCGGTGAGCAGGGCGCCGAGTTCGAAGCGGGCGAGGCGGGCGCCGAGGCAGAGGTGGCGGCCGTGCCCGAAGGCGACGTGCCGGTTGGGGCGGCGGTCGACCCGGAAGGAGTGGGGGTCGGCGAAGACGTCCTCGTCCCGGTTGGCCGAGACGTTCCACAGGGTGACGCGGGCGCCGGCGGCGACGGGAACCCCGTTGATCTCGGTGTCGTGTGCGGCGGTGCGCAGGGCGTGCACCCCGGGGGTGGTCCAGCGCAGGATCTCCTCGACCGCGGGGGCGATGCCGTCCGGGCCGAGGCCGCGCAACAGCCGCCACTGGTCGGGGTGCTCGGCGAACATGTGGACCGCGCCGGCCGCCGAGTAGCGGGTGGTCTCGTTGGCGCCGGACAGGACGCCGTTGAGGTTGAAGACGATCTCGTGGTCGCTCAGCGGCCGTTCGCTGCCGTCGCCCTCGTCCACGAGGGTGTCGTGGGCGATCTGGCTGACCAGGTCGTCGCCGGGGCGGGCCCGGCGCTCGGCGAGCAGTTCGATGAAGTACAGGAAGATCTCGGAGTGGGCGCTGCTGCGCACCGCCTCGTCCGGTGAGTCGAAGGCGTCGGTGGTCAGGGCGCCGATCCAGGCCCAGTCG
This DNA window, taken from Streptomyces sp. TN58, encodes the following:
- a CDS encoding winged helix DNA-binding domain-containing protein, with protein sequence MERRTTERLLRARAQAIGGGVREDSVAEVLGRVLAVQAQDLPAAELGLRARARGLTQEAVRRATDTERTAVRGWFMRGTLQLVPAADARWLLALFGPVYLALAGRRLRELGLDDSLCARSERLIADAIGTEGPLTRAQLTDRLTTLGVEPKGQSAFHLIRRAALAGRICHGPQRDGEATFVLLDDWLPATSPLPYTGEAAVRELARRYRAAHGPCDALDFVHWSGLKTTTGRNAWAALRDTAPEAPPAPGEPDVRLLPAYDNYLVGYRSRDLSVPAEHERRVWPGGGQIRATVVVDGLAVGTWSGGRRGTPVKVEPFPGTEPPSPAVAAGIARESADIARFSS
- a CDS encoding non-ribosomal peptide synthetase; amino-acid sequence: MSESLAERIAALPKSRRALFQALTGRTGGRAAVREDPEPAPREPADPPVLSFAQRRLWFIDQLQPGSPAYNVPVATRIRGPLDVPALHAALQDIVDRHEVLRTVYTYQEGACEALPRVVDGFRLPLPLTELPGEEAVRPFYDADAGAPFDLAGAVPLRAGLGRLGAEDHVLVLNLHHIVTDGWSMRILYTELERAYAARTGAPAEANAPLALQYADFATWQRRRVSGDRLEGLTSFWREELGGAAPVDLPTDRPRPPVFGHEGASRYIDLPPHLIARLREFGKSEGATLYMTMLAGFAATLRRWTGQEDIVVGTSVSGRDHPAFGDLIGFFVNTLPLRIRTGGDPGFAELVRATRHTTLQAYAHQELPFDLIVDTLGLPRDPSRPPLTSVMFLLDETPDTAPGLAGLATEPIDFSSHATKYDLMISVHDTGTAVRALVEYPTALFDASTVDRLLGHFLTTLEGAVDRPDAPLSALPLLTDAERRAALDDWNNTRAPFPQDACLHHLFEQHADRRPDAPAVVLGGLGGWSVTYRELEERANRLAHRLTESGAGPGRTVALCLRRGPGLVTAILAVLKAGGAYVPLDPDYPAERLALLLKDAAPPIVVSDAELIGRLPVPAGTAQVLLDTHRAALAELPATRPDTAVTARDLAYVIFTSGSTGTPKGIALEHRGVVNNLLDLNRSYGIGPDDSVLALSSPSFDMSVYETLGILAAGGTLVLPDPAAAKDPAHWADLVERHGVTVWNSAPALLGLLVDQLEHAGGPRLPKLRTAFLGGDWIPVTQPDRIRAFAPDLSFAALGGATEASIHSVEYRVGRVDPQWTKLPYGRPMANQHTYVLDPHDRLVPVGVPGELHLGGVGLARGYLNRPELTEEKFVHVELEPGRTERLYRTGDLARYGADGTIELLGRTDFRIKLNGLRIEPGEVESALKGRPGVREAVVAARRTAAGSDRLVGYVVPEDGADLDTAALRTALGTVLPPHCVPAELVLLERLPLSPNGKVDRGALPDPRSAAPTAGRPAPAPADGDPVALRIAAVWAEVLGVAEVAPGDDFFALGGDSFAAVRAVRAVAAALPDGGAAALRVVDLFSNPTPAGLAARTAELGAAGTQAHTLLHRLTPEREPGTTALTLVCFPHGGGDAIAYQPLAAQLPPHIELLAVSPPGHDPLRPGPMLPVPEFAELAAEEIARTVQGPYAVYGHCAGVVTALETTHVLERLGQRPIALDLAAALPEEDPEYALEMERVSGDDDLVAYLTTMDGFDGVLDDRDLTAVLRMVRHDMTEAARFFARTPAGYDRPLATPLTCIIGDADDATDGYEDGYRAWGRYAADVSLAVIPGGRHYFAKHLPDRLAALLADLHRNGGNHV
- a CDS encoding MFS transporter; this translates as MALGRHSDFNRLWFGQTVSNFGDKISLLALPTLAVVVLDGGALEVGVLGALRFLPFLLLAPFAGLVADRVSRRTVMIVADLGRFLALATIPLAFALDSVSMIHIFIVAGVTGCLTTFFEVSYQSWLPQLIGTENLIEGNTKLQISRSVAEAVGAGAGGALIQLLGAARAITADAFTFLISLVALLVIRHRDVRERTEERKASAKAEMKEGMKTLFGNPVLRGLFTANVVVNLGAAMGDAILIVYAYKVLDLSPGQVGIAFAVMSVFVIVGAVLSEVVSKSLSVGRLLVITAVVLGAGYILVPTGGAIGGFVGLIVVQAVIGFVSPMFDIHVLSLVQGVTPNEQMGRVSGTALSAVYGALSLGYFAGGALGEAIGLTGGLAVAGAVTIIGGLTLLGGPVAKIKEMPGGEDAAEEGSPAADDTKVTA
- a CDS encoding 4'-phosphopantetheinyl transferase family protein, giving the protein MAGLALAGPTGAVLAAAGDVRALLTRTELDRAGTLRSAGDRDDFLAAHALVRLCAGRLLGRPAQSLTVVQSCGACDRPHGRPRLVEAPDTGVSLAHTRGWVAAAAAGGPVGVDVEAVGDGPLDWRTASAVCTERELAALRSDTHPRRAFLRQWVRKESLVKVGAGTLDEPARLDLPVYGQEPPRWHGWRLLDWGGAEAVGCVAAREEMRLRLLG